In Candidatus Bathyarchaeia archaeon, the following are encoded in one genomic region:
- a CDS encoding hydroxymethylglutaryl-CoA synthase, which produces MSSEPIERRVSYLGDRLRGRRCQICGKEYFEFRDYCGNCGRKSFGKMVDIDLFYEKGKLEICTLVNEPTNKFTKLGSYIYGIVSFHDGKIRVPGRLTDRMIKQGENIDFSVLEGREVVPRFRRRYSVDRSDVIPTISLAFTFADEYYPYQEYTVAKPNKEYDNPGIVGYGVYTSKFRIREGNIERSVPFIDEDSITAAVEAGKTALIHSGVDSALVGKIYVGSESNPYAVKPIASKVAQVLKLGEECEDVQGVDAVDTEFACKAATSMFKDAASLVSYPKSNIQYAMTIGTDNSQAAPRDCPGGELDLFVGFGACAYIFGKHDVIAEIEGWYSCTSDTPDFWRRDGEPYPMHGGRFTGDPAYFKHIRKSAKKLMERLSLQISDIDYFVAHQPNVQFPVRIAKELGFKEEQYLPSLQVAKFGNTYSGSSPVGLAAVLDIAKPEERILIASYGSGAGSDAYSLVTTSQITDKRKRQKLTVKYQAENPFLEYVDYTTYRRLKLGM; this is translated from the coding sequence ATGAGTAGCGAACCCATAGAAAGAAGAGTTTCCTATCTTGGCGATAGGCTTAGAGGAAGACGCTGCCAAATATGCGGAAAAGAATATTTCGAATTTAGAGACTACTGCGGAAATTGCGGAAGAAAAAGCTTCGGAAAAATGGTTGACATAGACCTTTTCTACGAGAAGGGCAAACTTGAAATATGCACACTTGTGAATGAGCCAACAAACAAATTCACAAAACTGGGAAGTTACATTTACGGAATAGTTTCATTTCACGATGGGAAAATACGGGTTCCGGGCAGACTGACGGATCGCATGATAAAGCAAGGGGAAAACATTGATTTTTCGGTTTTGGAAGGAAGAGAAGTTGTTCCAAGGTTTAGAAGGCGTTATTCAGTGGATAGAAGCGACGTTATTCCAACAATTTCTTTGGCGTTCACCTTCGCAGACGAATATTACCCCTACCAAGAATACACTGTGGCAAAACCTAACAAGGAATACGACAATCCAGGAATAGTTGGCTACGGAGTTTACACGTCAAAGTTTAGGATAAGGGAAGGAAACATTGAACGTTCAGTACCGTTCATTGACGAAGACTCCATAACTGCGGCTGTAGAAGCTGGAAAAACAGCACTGATTCATTCAGGCGTTGACAGTGCGCTTGTCGGCAAAATATACGTGGGCTCCGAATCTAACCCTTACGCTGTCAAGCCCATCGCTTCCAAAGTGGCACAAGTGCTAAAATTGGGCGAGGAATGTGAAGATGTGCAGGGAGTAGACGCTGTCGACACGGAGTTTGCATGCAAAGCTGCAACAAGCATGTTTAAAGACGCAGCTTCGCTTGTAAGTTATCCCAAATCAAACATCCAATACGCCATGACCATAGGCACTGACAATTCTCAAGCGGCACCAAGAGACTGCCCCGGAGGCGAGTTAGACCTTTTCGTCGGCTTCGGCGCTTGCGCTTACATTTTTGGAAAACATGATGTCATAGCCGAGATTGAAGGGTGGTACTCGTGCACTTCGGACACTCCGGATTTCTGGCGAAGAGACGGCGAACCGTACCCAATGCACGGTGGACGCTTTACCGGAGACCCAGCTTACTTCAAACACATCAGAAAGTCAGCAAAGAAATTGATGGAACGGCTTAGCTTGCAAATCAGTGACATCGACTATTTTGTTGCTCACCAGCCCAACGTTCAGTTTCCAGTACGCATCGCGAAGGAGCTTGGATTTAAGGAAGAACAGTATTTGCCTTCATTGCAAGTGGCAAAGTTTGGCAATACGTATTCTGGTTCTTCGCCTGTTGGTCTTGCGGCAGTCTTGGACATTGCTAAACCTGAAGAGCGCATTTTAATTGCGAGTTATGGTTCTGGTGCTGGCAGCGACGCTTACTCGCTTGTCACTACGAGTCAGATAACGGATAAACGGAAACGGCAGAAGTTGACGGTTAAGTATCAGGCGGAAAATCCGTTCTTGGAATATGTGGATTACACAACGTATAGAAGATTAAAACTTGGAATGTAA